The Apium graveolens cultivar Ventura chromosome 6, ASM990537v1, whole genome shotgun sequence genome contains a region encoding:
- the LOC141665700 gene encoding uncharacterized protein LOC141665700, which produces METEYPETINTYFALAYVEDSNGIGKQFIARTTQRQFLKGEIDVPKAFVKFFHHMLKLKNYIILTNEEKFKVSFSATRSEIYGLRGLRKTRFWKVGDTLIFELTAPTEFRVTILSNKGVAKNIPRRIVRNVNQLSEDNDDNLRSFEVVLIRSNVDKNIMECTSRNGFALTSIAGGH; this is translated from the exons ATGGAAACAGAGTATCCAGAGACCATCAATACTTACTTTGCTCTGGCTTATGTTGAAG ATTCTAATGGCATTGGTAAGCAGTTCATTGCGCGCACCACTCAGAGGCAGTTTCTTAAGGGTGAAATT GATGTTCCAAAGGCTTTTGTTAAATTCTTCCATCATATGCTGAAATTGAAAAATTATATCATCTTGACCAATGAAGAAAAGTTTAAAGTATCTTTCTCAGCAACAAGGTCCGAGATCTATGGTCTTCGTGGATTACGTAAGACCAGATTCTGGAAAGTTGGGGATACTTTGATCTTTGAACTGACTGCTCCGACCGAGTTCAGAGTAACTATACTCTCCAATAAAGGTGTTGCGAAGAACATTCCTCGGCGAATTGTGAGAAAtg TCAACCAGTTGTCAGAGGATAATGATGATAACCTCCGAAGTTTTGAAGTTGTGCTCATTAGATCAAATGTCGACAAGAACATCATGGAGTG TACATCCCGCAATGGATTCGCCTTGACAAGCATAGCTGGAGGACATTGA